A window of Clostridiales bacterium genomic DNA:
TACTTGAGAGCAAAAAAGATATATCTACTATAGACACGGTAGTTAAAAATATCAACAATGTAATAAACTCTAATAAGTAGTAAATATTTCTAAATGATTCGTCCACTTTTAAATTAAATAATTCAACTGGAATTTAGGAGTGGGCGAATTTTATGAATAATATTAACAGGAGGTAAAGGATATAATGCGCGGGAAAAGATATAGAATTTCAAGATTATTATCTTTGACTTTATGTCTGACTTTAGTATTTACCTTTGTACCGATGACACATCCTGTAAAAACGAATGCGTTTACATTGTCTGATGTTGAGAATGCAATGAGATCGTTCAATAATAAGTTTTGGGACCCGGATGCTAAATACTTTTGGAACGATACAAACCATGGAAACAACTATCAAGGTTTTTGGGTGGAAGCAGAACTCTGGGAAATGGTAATGGATGCGTATATCAATACTTCAAATCAGGATTTAAAGTCTAAGTTAAGGGCCCAGATAGATCAGGTATATGATGGAACTGTAAAAAAATATGGTTCTGACTGGACAAATAATCATTTCAATGATGACATAATGTGGTGGGCCATGGCAAGTGCAAGGGCATATCAATTAACAGGCGAACAGAAGTACATAGATCAGGCAATAAAACATTTCGATTTTGTCTACGATACACAATGGGACGGCAGTTTTTTAAACGGCGGAATTTGGTGGCAGAACAGCGATCATTCCACGAAGAACGCATGTATAAACTTTCCGGCAGCTGAGGCTGCGGTATATTTGTATAATATTACAAAAAATGCACATTACCTGGATGCTGCTGAAAAAATATACAGATGGGGAAAGACTATGCTTACGGATGGAAATGGGAAAGTTTATGATCGTATAGAAGTAGTCAACGGTGTCTGCACCGATTCAACACATTATAACCAGGGTACTTTTATAGGGTCGGCAGTAGGGCTGTATAACATTACAGGCAATACGGTATACCTTGACGACGCTGTCAAAGCAACAAAGTATACAAAAAATAGTCTCGTCGATGCCAATGGAATACTGAACTATGAAGGCGGAAATGGAGATTTAAAGGGCGGAAAGACGATACTTGTCCGCAATCTGGCGATGCTTCAGAAAGCCTTAGACAAAAGGGACGAGAGTAATTATGCCGAATTTGCCCAAGAACTCAATGAATGGATTGCAACTAATGTTCAGACAGCATGGAATAACAGAAATTCTGAAAATATTATAGATGGAAACTGGAATGGGAAGCTGATTTCAGGAACTTACCAGTCATGGTCGTCTGCTGCTGCAGTAGAAGCCTTGAATGTGATAAAGCCACAGGATGTTACAGTAGATGACAATATATCGAAAAATCCATATAATGCAATACAGGCAGAGAATTATGATGCGGCATATGGAGTCGGGATAGAGGGCTGCAATGAAGGCACTCTTCAACTGGGAGGAATACAATCCGGATATTATGCTGTCTATAAAAATGTGGACTTCGGAACAGACGGGGCAAATGGTTTTATAGCAAGAGCGGCCAGCGAAACCGGTGGAGGAAATATCGAGATCAGATTGGATTCTTTGACAGGAACATTGATAGGCACAAGCAATGTCCAGGGTACAGGTAGCTGGAGCAATTTTACAGATGCCGATACTGTCATAACAAATACTACTGGAATACATGATGTATATCTTGTCTTCACCAGGACAAATGACCAATATCTATTTAATCTTAACTGGTTTAAATTTACTAAAAGCGATCCTACAAGAACCGATGCCTATACCAGACTTAAATCCGGAAATTTTAGCGAAAGCTCGGGATTGTCCAGGGATGAGACATGGAACTTTTTAAAAGGAATTCACAATAATGCCTATGCGGGATATAGGGGGATCGATTTCGGATCCGGTGCTGCAGGCATTACAGTGCATGTACAAAGCGGCAATCAGGGTGGATTCATCGATGTGAAACTTGACAGCATTGATGGTTCGATTGTAGGTACAGTTGATATTCCCGCCCTTGGAAACTGGAATGACTGGACCGATATACTGACCAATATAGATGATTCACAAGCTAAAGGGGTACATAACGTATACCTGATTTTCAGAGGGAAAAACAATAGCGACTATCCATGCAATCTGGATTGGTTTACATTTACTACAGTAAAAGGTGTAAACAGGGATGCATATGGCAAAATTGAAGCGGAGAATTACACGGCAGGCACAGGTTTTGGCACGGAGAACGGGGGAGGACAGAAGTATCTGGCCGGAATAAACGGATCCAATAATCCATATGCCATGTATAATTATATTGATTTTGGGGCAACAAGTCCTGCCAAGTTTTATGTTAATGCGGCCAGTGCCACCAGCGGCGGGACAATAGAAGCGAGAATTGACGGCATTAACGGGCCTGTAATAGCTATATGCAATGTGCCGGGAACAGGAGGATGGCAGAACTTTACGGTGTCATCGGCTGATGTAACGGCCAGTGTAAATGGAAAACATGTAGTTTACTTGCTGTTTAAAGGAAGCAGTTGGCTGTTTAACCTTGATAAGTTCACATTTGGCGACCCGGGTGTATTTACCGCCCCTGTAACTCCACCAGCACCGGAGCCCGATAATGTTCCGCCTGGAGATGTACAAAACGTACAGGTTATAAGAAACGATGGCGGAATTCAATTATTCTGGGATGGGCCCTATGACATCGATGCAAAAAAAGTACAGATAACCGTATCTAAAAATGGAGAACAGATCGGTGATATGGTAAATGCCGATAGGGGCATACAGACTGCAACCATAACAGGGCTTAAAGCAGATGCCCATTATACGATTGGAATAAAAGCCGTTGATTTGTCAGGAAATATATCGAAGGGAATAAAAATAGAAACGAGCAATCTCCCGTCATTTACCCTGACCGCAAATCGAAGGGTTTTAAAAGATGGAGATTCATTCGATGATTATATGCCCTTAACTTTCAGGGTATGGGACAATTTGTCAAACATCCTATCAGCCAAAGTTCATATCGGAGGAAAGGTTTACACTATCGGTCCTAAAACACGGGAAAGCATCGATATAGATATGGCGGGCATGTCTGGAAGCTGGACGGCAGATGTCGTTATAAAGGATATGGCGGGGAATGTGCTTGAGAGTTCATTAAAATTTAATGTTACAACTAGTATAGAATCGATGAGAAAATTAATAGGCCGCTATAAAATATCTAAAGATCTGAAGATGCCGCTGATAGCACAGCTTTTAAACAACATCGCACAGGTTGAGCACCAGCTTCATATGAACAGAGAGGATAAAGCAGCAAGGCACATGCAGGATTTTGTAAAGCATCTGAATAATCCGGCCTTAAGCCGCAGCGTCTCTGATAAGGCTAAATCTGTTTTAAATGCGGACGCTCAGACGCTTATAAACGCATGGCAGGGTGATAATAAAAAATAAATGGTACAATTTAATATTAGATAAATTTTTTTACTATATAAGAATGGGTGCTTAAATGCACATGAGACAGCATGATAAGTATCAGCCTGAAGTAAAAAGGTCTAAATAATTCCTGTATTTTGAAGGGATGTACTAAGTACATCTCTTCATATATAATAGTAAGCAATGAAAAGTGCATATATATTCTTCGAATAATGTATATGTACCCATATCATAGGATCAATGGAAAGGGATGATTTGATTGAGAAGAAATGTTGATGTAAAGTTAGAGGCATTAAAAGAACATATACCGGATATGCTCTGGGATAAACCAAATATCGATTATCTTGATGTCAATCAATTTACAGGCAGAAAGCGTTTCTACTGGTGCGAGAGGATAATAGCGGAAATAGAATATGCAATAAGGCTTTCGAAAATAAATAATAATAAATATGATAATTCAATTGAGCCCGCCATTTTGTACCTTACGCAGCAAGTGGCCGATGAGGGGGCTATAACGAAGTCTGCTGCATTGAAGGCCGAAGAAATGCTGAAGCCTCTATCATCAGAGGCGAAAAAATATAAAATGATATGTGCGGGCCATTCCCATATCGATATGAATTGGATGTGGCCGTGGAATGAGACTGTTTCCGTTACGATAGATACTTTCAGGACCGTTCTTAATCTGATGAGGGAATACCCGGATTTTAAGTTTTCGCAGTCACAGGCTTCCGTATATGCGATCATTGAAAAATATAATCCGGAAATGCTTGATGAAATAAGAAGAAAGGTAAAAGAGGGAAGATGGGAGGTAACTGCGTCCACATGGGTTGAAAATGATAAAAACATACCGAATGGCGAAAGCCTTGTAAGGCAGACACTGTATACTAAAAGGTATCTTTCAAAACTGCTTGATATAAAAATGGATGATATGCAGCTTGACTTTGAGCCGGATACATTCGGGCATAGCATAACCGTACCCGAAGTGCTCGTAAATGGCGGGGTGAAATATTATTATCACTGCAGAGGGTATAACGGCAAAAATATATATAAATGGACGGCACCGTCCGGCAAATATGTCATAGCATACAGGGAGCCTATATGGTATAACGGTCAGATATTACCATATACGGCTTTATATGTCCCTGAGTTTTGCAATATGTATAATATACATACAATGCTGAAGCTTTATGGTGTCGGCGACCATGGCGGCGGCCCTACAAGAAGGGATATCGAATCGATAATCGATATGGATAAATGGCCTGTATTTCCGCAGATTAAATTCGGCACTTTCCTGGAATATTTTAAAGAGCTTGAGAAGTTAAAGGATAAACTTCCGGAAGTTAAGGAAGAATTAAACTTTATATTTACAGGATGTTATACATCGCAGTCAAGAATAAAAATGGCCAACAGAAAATCTGAAAATACATTAAATGAAGCTGAGATATTAAGCAGTATTTCTACTCTTTCTACAGGGGCAAAGTATTATAGTAAAAGCTTTGAAGAGGCATGGAGGCATGTTCTCTTTGGACAGTTCCATGACATAATACCGGGCTCAGGGGTTCTTGAAACGAGGGAACATGTCATGGGCAATTTTCAGGAAGTTATGGCCATTGCAAATACAAAAAGAAGCAATGCCATTGTAAATCTTGCAGACAATATAGATACTTCGAAACTCATAACAAAAGAAGATCCTGCATATGAGAATATTTCTGAAGGTGCGGGAGCAGGATATGGGATATCGGATTTTAAAATATCACAATATGAGAGAGGCAGAGGGAGAACGAGGATATTCCATGTATTCAATACTGCTCCATATGAGAGGGACGAGGCTTTTGAAATCGTCGTATGGGATTTTAAAGGCAACAGGGAAAAGATTATATTTAAGGATAAAGATGGAAATGCTATGGAGTACCAGATTTTAGATTATGGCATAAATAAATTCTGGGGACATGAATATATAAGAATTTTGATAAAAGCTAAGGTACCTGCCTGTGGCTATGCTACATATATAATGACCGAAGGGGGCGATTACAGTAAGAAATATGCCGAACCATTTCCAGTGAGGACCGAGGCAAATTACGGACTTACAGATTATACCCTTGAAAACAATCTCATTAGAGCTGTATTCAGCCCGTATAATGGTTCTATAAAATCATTGGTGGATAAAACAACCGGCGAGGAATTTATAGACAAAAGCCGACATTCAGGAATTTTCAGGCTGATACAGGAAGACTCAAGCAAAGGCGGAAGCGCATGGGTTATAGGCTCATACATGGATATAAAAGAGATCACAGATAATGTAAAGGTTAAACGGGTGCGTTATTTATCGGATAGTATCAGAAAGTCTATATCATATGAAATGGAGTTTAATGATTCTGCGCTAAAGGTTACGGTATCCCTTGATTTAGATAGCACAATGTTGAACTATGACGTTGAATGCGATTTCCATGAAGTGGGGAGCAAAACAAAAAGTGTGCCTCAGCTCAGTTTCTACCTGCCGTTTAAATATGGTTGCAAATATTATAAATATGATGTACCCATAGGTACAATAGAGAGAGGTGAGATAAACGGTGATGTTCCTGCAAATAGTTTCGCTTATGCCGATCGCAGGGAAAAGGATAAGAGTTCGGTGATGCTTATAACAGATTCGAAGAGTGGTTTCAGGTGCTTTGATAATTCCATGTCGATTTCTCTTATAAGGGGAACGCACGGACCTGATCCATATCCTGAATTCGGTCCGCATAAATTTTCCTTTGCAATAAATTTGGTAAGGAATTGTTCAAACAAAGATTTAATAAAATATGGATATAATTACAACCATCCATTAAATGTAATTTCAGGCACTACCCATAGCGGAAAGTATCCTTTAACAAAGAGCTTTATGAGAATCCAAAAGGGCAGCGTGGCATTATCCGCATTAAAGATGGCCGAGGAAAAAACAAACGATAACAGATTCATACTAAGGGTATATGAGACTGAAGGGAAGAGCACGGATGTTGCAGTTGGCTTTTTCAAAGAGCCGAAAGCGGCATATTTTGTGGATATAAATGAAATTCCGTTGAAAAATTTGAATGGCATAGTAATTGAAGGCAATAAAATTTTGTTTGATGTATCTCCGTTTAGCCTGGCTAATATATGTGTCGAATTCGAGTGAAGAATTGAAATAAATGTATCCATTGAGTGAACGTGTATATATATTATTCGAATGTAAAACGTGCGCCTGTTAAGTGAATCAGGCTTAACTAAAGTATAATTTTTGGTATATAATATTCAAGGGTTGATGATATGTTAAGTTATAATAATTTGTATAAGGCTTGTATGGAATGTGAAAAATGCAATCTTTGCAAAACAAGGACGAATGTTGTTTTCGGCGAAGGCAATGTAAGGTCGATTATCATGTTTGTGGGCGAGGGACCCGGCCATGACGAGGATATGCAGGGAAGGCCCTTTGTCGGGAGAGCCGGGCAGCTTCTTACAAAAATGATAGAGTCCATAGGTTTAAAGAGGCAGGATGTATATATCGCAAACATAGTGAAATGCAGACCGCCCAATAACAGAGTGCCCTATCCTGAGGAAGCTGCAGCATGCCTGCCTTATTTGAGAAATCAGGTTGCAATAGTCATGCCTAAGATAATCGTATGTCTTGGGGCGACAGCAGGGAAATACATAATAGACGAAAATATCAGGATTACAAGGGATAGAGGCATATGGACCGTAAAGGGCTGCTTTAACATGATCGCTACATACCATCCTGCCGCACTTTTGAGAGATCCTGATAAAAAAATAGAAGCATGGGAAGACTTAAAAAAGATAAGGGATAAATATAAAAGTTTTATTAAAACGGAAGGTATGTAGATGGGAAAAGAATTATTATTGAATGCAGTGGAGAATGAATGCATTGAAGCAGTTAATAATAAGTACCCGGATGAGCAAAAGGTAATTGTTTTTGGGGAAGGAAATGCGGATGCGGATATAGCGCTTGTAGGCGAGGCCCCGGGTGAAAAAGAGATAAAATATAAAAGGCCGTTTGCAGGGGCAGCCGGCAAAAATCTCGATGAGTTTCTGGATATATTGGGCCTTAAAAGAGAGGATATATATATTACAAATACAGTAAAGTTCAGACCAGTTAAAATAAATCCGAAAACTCTGAGGCTTTCCAACAGGCCGCCTGAAAAGGATGAGATAGCCTTATGCCTTCCATTTTTGCAAAGACAGCTGGATATTATAAGGCCAAAGACAGTGGTTACTCTTGGCAATACGCCATTAAGAGCTCTTACAGGTGACAATAAGATAACTATCGGCAAGTGCCATGGGACTTTAATCGAAGAATGTAGATATGATATTTTTCCTTTATACCATCCTGCAAGCATATTATATAATATGAGTTTAAAAGAAGTATACAACAAGGATTTGTTGAAGTTTAAAAAAATATTAAAAGATAACGGTTGATTTGGGGGTATATATATGAGCAAAAACTTCAGAGAGTTTATCGATGGGATAAGGGGAAAGAAAGTTGCGGTAATCGGAATAGGGATAAGCAACAGGCCGTTGATTAAATATATAGCAAAGCTTGGAGCGGATGTTACAGCATGCGATAAAAAGGATAGGAATGACCTGGGGAAAATATGCGGCGAGCTTGAAGGGGAAGGCATTAAATTAAAGGTTGGATACGATTATCTCAAAGGGCTGGATAATTTTGATATGATATTCAAAACTCCTTCCTTAAGGCATGATATACCTGAGCTTGTGCATGCAAGGCGAAATGGCGTATATATCACATCTGAGATGGAGGAGTTCGTGAAATATTGCCCGGCACAGATTATAGGGGTGACGGGGAGCGACGGTAAGACGACAACTACTACTTTAATATACAATATGTTGAAAGAGCAGGGATATAATGTATGGCTCGGAGGGAATATCGGGAATCCGCTTTTCGACAGACTGGAATCGATTAAAAAGGAAGACAAAGTAGTGCTTGAGCTTTCCAGCTTTCAACTGATGACGATGGATGTAAGCCCGGATATCGCAGTCGTTACCAATCTTAGCCCGAACCACATGGATATACATAAATCCATGGAAGAATATATTGATGCGAAAAAGAATATATTCAGGCATCAAAATGAAAATAGTCTTTTAGTGCTTAACCTTGACAACGATATAACGCGGAATATGGAAAATGAAGCAGCAGGCAGCGTTAAATTTTTCAGCAGATTGAAAAAGGTTGAATCCGGGGCATATCTTAAGGGAAAGGAACTTGTAATTGTCGACCAATCCGGAGAAAATATTGTATGCAGTATGGAAGATGTAAAACTTCCCGGTATGCATAACATAGAGAATATGCTCGCGGCATTTTCAGCGGTAAGTTCCCTGTGCAGCATTCAAAACATGAAAAAGGTTGCATCGACATTTGAAGGTGTCGAACACAGGATAGAATTTGTAAGGGAAATAGATGGAGTAAAATATTATAACGATTCTATAGGATCAAGCCCTACAAGAACGATTGCAAGCATAAGCTCATTTAAAGGCAAGGTGATACTCATAGCCGGCGGATATGATAAAAAAGTACCGTTTGACAAATTAGCCAAGGCAGGCATGAAAAGGGTAAAGAGGCTTGTTCTCTTAGGCGTGACGGCTCCAAAAATCGAGGAAGCATTCAAAAGGGAAATGGATAAAACAGGCGTAAAAATTCCCATAGTGCATTCGAATACACTAAAAGATGCTGTCTTATCATGCAAACAGAGCGCGAAAAACGGGGATGTCGTCATTTTGTCTCCTGCATGTGCAAGTTTTGATATGTTTAAGAATTTTGAGGAAAGAGGAAATAAATTTAAAGAGATCGTAAATAGCTTATGAAAGCCGGCGGATAATCATTTATAATAGCGGACATAATCGATTTCAACATATGAAGGGAATGTAGTCTTGCCTAGGTTATTACCCGGCCAATTTCCGCCAATTGCGAGATTCATGATCAAATACATTTTTTTATTAAATGGATTGTATGTTTTATCAAAAGTTCTCATCAGGTTTAGAGAAAAATAAGCTTTATCGTCTACCATCCATTTTATTTCCTGCGGGCTCCATTCAATAGAATAAACGTGGAACCCCATGGAAAAGTTTGTAATGCCGTCACTGTATCTTTTATATGATCTGTTTTGATTTTTTAAAGAGTAATGGGCAACTCCATATATAACTTCAGGATCATTGCCCAGTATTTCCACTAAGTCGATTTCTCCGTTTTTTTTCCCGTCTCCATAATTGTTTTCACATGGTAAAAGCCAGATAGCGGGAAATAGTCCATTCCCTTCGGGAAATTTTGCTTTGACTTCAATTTTGCCATATAAAAATTCGAGTTTCTCCTTGGTAACTATTCTGGCAGATGTATATTGATGATTTCTATAATCTTCTTTAAGTCCCCTTATAATCAATTTTCCATCTTTAATATAACAATTTTCTTCCCTATCCGTATAATACTGCAATTCATTGTTCCCCCATAAATCTCCGCCATTTTGCAAAGTCCAATATTTATCATCGACAGCATTGCTGTTAAATTCATCGTTCCATGCCAGATTCCATCCGGACTTTGCCTTTTCATTCAATTCAGAATCCGATATATTATTTGAGCTATTAGCAGGTTCCTTACTGATAGAATCCTGTAAGTCATTTGAAGGATAAATCGATTCATTCTTTTTATTTCCGGAATAAGCATTATTTGATTTATAGTTATTATGATTCCACAGGTCCTTTTTAGAGGAGATTATGCATAGAGGAGAAAGAAATATAACAAATAAAAGAGTTATTTGGACGTAAATATATTTCTTCTTCATATATCCTATCTCCATTTCAATTGCGGTGAAAATATTCTTCAAATATAAAATATGCACCCTATCTATACCCCGTGGTGAACACAGCCGCATTTGTTATAGTATACTATACGTATTTTTACTAAATTACACGGTGAATATAAATTATTTGAAAAATATTTTTAAGAAATGAAATAGTACGCTTTTATACTTGCATAATTGAAAACACAAAATCATATTTTATATGAGACTATAGATAAAAACTATCTATATAGTAGAGGAGTGAAATAACTGTGAGCGGAGAAAAAGTATTATTTATAGGGTCCCATCCTGATGATATAGATTTAGGATGTGCAATCTGCATGCATGATCACTATCTGAAAAATGACAGAATAAAAACAATGGTTTTGACAAGGGGGGAGAAGGGAAACGGAAATGTAAATTCAAATAGAGTGCTCGAGGAATGCAAGTCTTTTAAAATTTTGGCTCCGGAGGCAGAAAATATTTTTTTTGATTTTCCTGATACGATGCTTTTTCATCATATGAATGAAATAATAGAAGAAATCAAAAATGCTGTAATCGGGGATGTCCCTGATGTTGTTTACATACCTTCCATCCATGATTTTCATCAGGACCATGTCGTAACATATGAATGCGCAATGGCGGTATTTAACAGCGTTAAGATCCGTAAAATCATCTGCTATGAAACTCCTTCAACTATGCCAGGCTTTTCACCAAACTATTTTAAAGTATGCGATTTAGACAATTTTGGCATTAAAGTTAAAGCTATAAAATGTCATGAATCACAAGCAGACAAGCCATATGTTGACTATGAAACAATCTATTCGATTGCAAAGATGCGGGCCAACCAGGGGCGTTACCATGAAGGCGTAGCAGAAGCATTTGAGATAATAAGGTTCTCGGAGATGGTTTTATGAGTATCTTTTCAAAGAAGGTGAATGAATGTCATTGCCTGGAATGCTGACAAGTCCAAGATCTATAATTTTTATAACATTTCTGATTTCATTCGTTATCTGGTTAATTGTAAGAAAAGGTGAAATTGAATACTCCGATAAATACAATTCTATCGATGCTATTGTACCTGCATATAATGAAGAAATTACTATTTCTAAAACCGTTGGAGATTTAGCAAACAATAAATATATAGATAAAGTCATAGTAGTGGACGATGGATCAACCGATAGGACCGGTGAAATATTAAAGCAGCTCAAGCCTCTATATAATGAGAAGTTGATAATTATATCCCAGTCGAATACAGGGAAGGCCGGGGCGATAAACAAAGGGTTGAACTTCATTACGTCGGATATGGTGTTCTTAACGGATGCCGACATAAGAATTCCAGATGACAGAGGTCTAGGATATCTTATAAAGACGCTTGAAAACGGGGCGGATGCAGTTGCCGGGATACCAGGTTCGGATTTGAACAATATTCGTTTTTTTGGCAAAATTAGAGCTTCAGTCAAAATTTTCTTCGCTACATTTAGAAAATGCGGAGGTGAGATAATTGGCGGGTATCCATTTTGCGTTTCGGGAAGCGTAGGTATGTATAAGACTCATGTTTTAAAAAGCGTCATGTTTCCGGACAGAACTTGTGTAGAAGATATGGATTTAACGTGGGAGCTGATTTCAAGAGGATATAAAATAGCTCAATCTTCGAGGGC
This region includes:
- a CDS encoding carbohydrate-binding protein, which gives rise to MRGKRYRISRLLSLTLCLTLVFTFVPMTHPVKTNAFTLSDVENAMRSFNNKFWDPDAKYFWNDTNHGNNYQGFWVEAELWEMVMDAYINTSNQDLKSKLRAQIDQVYDGTVKKYGSDWTNNHFNDDIMWWAMASARAYQLTGEQKYIDQAIKHFDFVYDTQWDGSFLNGGIWWQNSDHSTKNACINFPAAEAAVYLYNITKNAHYLDAAEKIYRWGKTMLTDGNGKVYDRIEVVNGVCTDSTHYNQGTFIGSAVGLYNITGNTVYLDDAVKATKYTKNSLVDANGILNYEGGNGDLKGGKTILVRNLAMLQKALDKRDESNYAEFAQELNEWIATNVQTAWNNRNSENIIDGNWNGKLISGTYQSWSSAAAVEALNVIKPQDVTVDDNISKNPYNAIQAENYDAAYGVGIEGCNEGTLQLGGIQSGYYAVYKNVDFGTDGANGFIARAASETGGGNIEIRLDSLTGTLIGTSNVQGTGSWSNFTDADTVITNTTGIHDVYLVFTRTNDQYLFNLNWFKFTKSDPTRTDAYTRLKSGNFSESSGLSRDETWNFLKGIHNNAYAGYRGIDFGSGAAGITVHVQSGNQGGFIDVKLDSIDGSIVGTVDIPALGNWNDWTDILTNIDDSQAKGVHNVYLIFRGKNNSDYPCNLDWFTFTTVKGVNRDAYGKIEAENYTAGTGFGTENGGGQKYLAGINGSNNPYAMYNYIDFGATSPAKFYVNAASATSGGTIEARIDGINGPVIAICNVPGTGGWQNFTVSSADVTASVNGKHVVYLLFKGSSWLFNLDKFTFGDPGVFTAPVTPPAPEPDNVPPGDVQNVQVIRNDGGIQLFWDGPYDIDAKKVQITVSKNGEQIGDMVNADRGIQTATITGLKADAHYTIGIKAVDLSGNISKGIKIETSNLPSFTLTANRRVLKDGDSFDDYMPLTFRVWDNLSNILSAKVHIGGKVYTIGPKTRESIDIDMAGMSGSWTADVVIKDMAGNVLESSLKFNVTTSIESMRKLIGRYKISKDLKMPLIAQLLNNIAQVEHQLHMNREDKAARHMQDFVKHLNNPALSRSVSDKAKSVLNADAQTLINAWQGDNKK
- a CDS encoding glycoside hydrolase family 38 C-terminal domain-containing protein, which gives rise to MRRNVDVKLEALKEHIPDMLWDKPNIDYLDVNQFTGRKRFYWCERIIAEIEYAIRLSKINNNKYDNSIEPAILYLTQQVADEGAITKSAALKAEEMLKPLSSEAKKYKMICAGHSHIDMNWMWPWNETVSVTIDTFRTVLNLMREYPDFKFSQSQASVYAIIEKYNPEMLDEIRRKVKEGRWEVTASTWVENDKNIPNGESLVRQTLYTKRYLSKLLDIKMDDMQLDFEPDTFGHSITVPEVLVNGGVKYYYHCRGYNGKNIYKWTAPSGKYVIAYREPIWYNGQILPYTALYVPEFCNMYNIHTMLKLYGVGDHGGGPTRRDIESIIDMDKWPVFPQIKFGTFLEYFKELEKLKDKLPEVKEELNFIFTGCYTSQSRIKMANRKSENTLNEAEILSSISTLSTGAKYYSKSFEEAWRHVLFGQFHDIIPGSGVLETREHVMGNFQEVMAIANTKRSNAIVNLADNIDTSKLITKEDPAYENISEGAGAGYGISDFKISQYERGRGRTRIFHVFNTAPYERDEAFEIVVWDFKGNREKIIFKDKDGNAMEYQILDYGINKFWGHEYIRILIKAKVPACGYATYIMTEGGDYSKKYAEPFPVRTEANYGLTDYTLENNLIRAVFSPYNGSIKSLVDKTTGEEFIDKSRHSGIFRLIQEDSSKGGSAWVIGSYMDIKEITDNVKVKRVRYLSDSIRKSISYEMEFNDSALKVTVSLDLDSTMLNYDVECDFHEVGSKTKSVPQLSFYLPFKYGCKYYKYDVPIGTIERGEINGDVPANSFAYADRREKDKSSVMLITDSKSGFRCFDNSMSISLIRGTHGPDPYPEFGPHKFSFAINLVRNCSNKDLIKYGYNYNHPLNVISGTTHSGKYPLTKSFMRIQKGSVALSALKMAEEKTNDNRFILRVYETEGKSTDVAVGFFKEPKAAYFVDINEIPLKNLNGIVIEGNKILFDVSPFSLANICVEFE
- a CDS encoding uracil-DNA glycosylase, with the protein product MLSYNNLYKACMECEKCNLCKTRTNVVFGEGNVRSIIMFVGEGPGHDEDMQGRPFVGRAGQLLTKMIESIGLKRQDVYIANIVKCRPPNNRVPYPEEAAACLPYLRNQVAIVMPKIIVCLGATAGKYIIDENIRITRDRGIWTVKGCFNMIATYHPAALLRDPDKKIEAWEDLKKIRDKYKSFIKTEGM
- a CDS encoding uracil-DNA glycosylase, whose product is MGKELLLNAVENECIEAVNNKYPDEQKVIVFGEGNADADIALVGEAPGEKEIKYKRPFAGAAGKNLDEFLDILGLKREDIYITNTVKFRPVKINPKTLRLSNRPPEKDEIALCLPFLQRQLDIIRPKTVVTLGNTPLRALTGDNKITIGKCHGTLIEECRYDIFPLYHPASILYNMSLKEVYNKDLLKFKKILKDNG
- the murD gene encoding UDP-N-acetylmuramoyl-L-alanine--D-glutamate ligase, with the protein product MSKNFREFIDGIRGKKVAVIGIGISNRPLIKYIAKLGADVTACDKKDRNDLGKICGELEGEGIKLKVGYDYLKGLDNFDMIFKTPSLRHDIPELVHARRNGVYITSEMEEFVKYCPAQIIGVTGSDGKTTTTTLIYNMLKEQGYNVWLGGNIGNPLFDRLESIKKEDKVVLELSSFQLMTMDVSPDIAVVTNLSPNHMDIHKSMEEYIDAKKNIFRHQNENSLLVLNLDNDITRNMENEAAGSVKFFSRLKKVESGAYLKGKELVIVDQSGENIVCSMEDVKLPGMHNIENMLAAFSAVSSLCSIQNMKKVASTFEGVEHRIEFVREIDGVKYYNDSIGSSPTRTIASISSFKGKVILIAGGYDKKVPFDKLAKAGMKRVKRLVLLGVTAPKIEEAFKREMDKTGVKIPIVHSNTLKDAVLSCKQSAKNGDVVILSPACASFDMFKNFEERGNKFKEIVNSL
- a CDS encoding glycoside hydrolase family 16 protein, which codes for MKKKYIYVQITLLFVIFLSPLCIISSKKDLWNHNNYKSNNAYSGNKKNESIYPSNDLQDSISKEPANSSNNISDSELNEKAKSGWNLAWNDEFNSNAVDDKYWTLQNGGDLWGNNELQYYTDREENCYIKDGKLIIRGLKEDYRNHQYTSARIVTKEKLEFLYGKIEVKAKFPEGNGLFPAIWLLPCENNYGDGKKNGEIDLVEILGNDPEVIYGVAHYSLKNQNRSYKRYSDGITNFSMGFHVYSIEWSPQEIKWMVDDKAYFSLNLMRTFDKTYNPFNKKMYLIMNLAIGGNWPGNNLGKTTFPSYVEIDYVRYYK
- a CDS encoding PIG-L deacetylase family protein, with product MSGEKVLFIGSHPDDIDLGCAICMHDHYLKNDRIKTMVLTRGEKGNGNVNSNRVLEECKSFKILAPEAENIFFDFPDTMLFHHMNEIIEEIKNAVIGDVPDVVYIPSIHDFHQDHVVTYECAMAVFNSVKIRKIICYETPSTMPGFSPNYFKVCDLDNFGIKVKAIKCHESQADKPYVDYETIYSIAKMRANQGRYHEGVAEAFEIIRFSEMVL